GCGACCACCGAGGACATACTGTTTCTCTTCCccagttattatttttatttcttgttgcGCAAAAACGCAAAGCGGATGATTTGAACCTCAGCACCAGCGTGTGCCAGGAGCACAAATACACCAggcttttggcttttttttgtgattCGGAAACTTTTTCTGCTCTTATTAGGTCCCTTTTCTTCTCTAGCATTGGCTCCCGTGCAAACAGCCGCGTTGGATCCGTCGGGTTACTGCGAGCCTCCGGTGTACAACCCGGACCTCTGCCCCAACATGATCGCCGCGCAGGCCAAGCTCGTGTACCACCTGAACAAGTACTACAACGAGAAGTGCCAAGCGCGTAAAGCGGCCATCGCCAAGACCATCCGCGAGGTGTGCAAGGTGGTCTCAGACGTGCTCAAGGAGGTCGAGGTGCAGGAGCCGCGCTTCATCAGCTCCCTCAACGAACTCGACAACCGGTTCGAGGGCCTCGAGGTGGTTTCACCCACCGAGTTCGAGGTGGTGCTCTACCTCAACCAGATGGGCGTCTTCAACTTCGTGGACGACGGCTCGCTACCCGGCTGCGCCGTCCTGAAGCTGAGCGACGGCCGCAAGCGCAGCATGTCCCTCTGGGTGGAGTTCATCACCGCCTCGGGATACCTGTCGGCGCGCAAGATCCGCTCGCGGTTCCAGACGCTCGTGGCGCAGGCCGTGGACAAGTGCAGCTACCGCGACTCGGTTAAGATGGTGGCGGACACGAGCGAAGTCAAGCTGCGCATCAGAGACCGCTACGTGGTCCAGATCACACCGGCGTTCAAGTGCACGGGGATCTGGCCGCGCAGCGCGGCGCACTGGCCCCTACCCCACATCCCGTGGCCCGGTCCAAACCGCGTGGCTGAGGTCAAAGCCGAGGGGTTTAATCTGCTCTCCAAGGAGTGCTACTCGCTGAACGGGAAGCAAAGCTCGGCCGAAAGTGACGCCTGGGTGCTGCAGTTCGCCGAGGCCGAGAACAGGCTGCTGCTCGGCGGATGCAGGAAGAAGTGTCTCTCGCTGCTGAAAACTCTGCGGGACCGCCACCTCGAGCTCCCCGGGCAGCCGCTCAACAACTACCACATGAAGACCTTGGTTTCCTACGAATGCGAGAAACACCCACGGGAGTCGGACTGGGATGAGAACTGTCTGGGAGACCGACTGAACGGCATCCTGCTGCAGCTGATTTCGTGTCTGCAGTGCCGCCGGTGCCCGCATTACTTCTTGCCGAACCTCGACCTGTTCCAGGGCAAACCGCACTCGGCGCTCGAAAACGCCGCCAAGCAGACTTGGAGGCTCGCAAGGGAGATCCTGACCAACCCGAAAAGTCTGGAGAAGCTTTGAGGTAAAGCAGAGACTTGAGAAATTATATCCACATGTACTGTCTggagtgaaaaaaacaaaaagaagaaatgaaattCTAGGTGTAGGTTCGGGTTCGGTTTTACTGAAGTTTGGAAACCtggacataaaataaaaaaaaaacaataactttTACTGATCTCTAAATCCCACCTTCTTGTTTATGTctctttataaagttattttagaTATTATCACTgtctaaaatagtttttatcGTCATGAATTTTTTGTGGTTTGTGTTGCTCACATtcgcaaaacaacaaaaaaatgtaaacacaatcaaaatgtttatttggttATTTATCAGTGTTATATATCTATTTTTCTGATCGAGCAGTCAAAATCCAAAACCTTTTACACGCATCATGAAcgtctatgatttttttttcccccgtaaagaattaaacaaaaaccctgtacatttttatactgtaaatacacacatttgtagaTTGTGATTCcgctggtgtaaaaaaaaatggtgaatgTTGTTTCTGTGACATGTAAAATAGAAGTTTAATTCCacctaatttttttattattattatgattacatTCGAGTGAATTATTTCTGATAGAAAAGACGGAAAGAATTCCCATTAGAGCTCCACAGTGATAGTTTGACTATTGTTCAATGgcgaatttcttttttttttttttttttttttggttagagTTTACATTTTTGGTGGTATGATCTGTTccatttcttttaaacattccatATAAATacttgaatttttatttaaagtatattccacctctcctcttttttttattataccttGCTTATTAAggaaaagctgaaaatgaaaatattgaattatatatGCGGAAAAAAATAtacctgaaagaaaaaaaaaacaatgcacttGAGATACACTGGAATATAAACATTGTGAttatgatttgattttttttaacatttctgtctctgaatttatttaaagagttaataaaaaaaacaaagacagaatATCCGTGTGCCTATTATgactaattatttattattattattattattattattattattattattattattattatttcacacatttagtggtttggaaatgttaattttttagAAATTCACAGGGAAAGCATCTAATAAATGTGCTGTATGAGGGTTAATATCGCATTGCTACTAATACAGAAAAATATTCAGcccattatttgtattaatagtATCAGTATTATGACATGCGACATACATTTTTTCCTCCTGATTTTTAACTTATTATACTTAACAGACTTTATATAGTATTTTGTAATGTTGGAAAATATAAGAAGAgtctaaatgtaaaaagaaaatctttatcTTCAAGCTATTTTGCTGTTTTCTGGATCAATTACAAAAACACGCTCCCACAAATAGGACTATTTCTGTTATTACTatcatttcctttttattctCAGCAGTATATCATTTCGattcaaggatttttttttagattttccgAAATGCAAACACACTTTCTCGCACATATCATGTGTGTTGTATGAAATACGGGCTGTGTGGTGCGTTTGACGTAATGAACATGAATTAAGACatgaagaagaggaaagaaagcaGTAAAAAACCAGGAAAGCAGTAAAAGTACTCGAGCCTACTCTCGGATCGGTGCGTTTGAAGGCCAGATCTTCTTCATCCACCTCGAAATAGATTTCGCTTGTAGTGATGGAAAGCGTCCCACAGGCCACCAGTACGGGGGCTACCAGCTGGGCGGGGGTGCTCATGAGCACAGGGCCTGcaacgagcacacacacacacacacacacacacacacacacacacaatctcactttaatattattattagaagcCATTAATTGTGAATAAGGTCTGAACACGATATAGTGTATGTacggttatttatttatttatttatgacgtCACGGCGGTTGATATAATAATCATTTAGTTATAAAGTCTAGCTTCTGAAATCGTATTAAATGGCCACCAGTATTTAATGGGCAACAAATGATTTCAgttatacatgtttttttttttttttggggggggtttaTACggatttcattaattttttaccCGAGCGGCATAAAGCGAAAAAATTCAGCAATCAATTTTCCAAAGtagtttacaataaataaattataactgCAAAAAAGCGTCAAATTGTAGCACTAAAAAGACTCAAAAGATTGAACATAATATTCCTAAAATATGAAGGCAAATCCAGTGTTTGAATAATTATAaacaatgttatattataatatgatttttatgtgtatttgttttcttcGGAATATTTCATGATATTATaaactaccaaaaaaaaaaaaaaaaaaattcaacaattacaagaactatttaaaaacaaataaataaaaatataacctATAAATAaaccttaataaataaataaaaatatccaaaatgttatatttaggTCTGAATATCTAATATTATTTGCTGTGGAATCCAGTTTTCTCCAGCTCGAGCTGTACACTTCTACTGTATCTCAATCCCTGAAGAAGCTCAGACGCGCCTCCGTGTTTGCTTCATTATTTTGGGGGCTGCAGACCGACATCCAGACCGCAGATCAGGAAATACTGTTCTAATATAGCGCTAATAAGCCCCCTAATCAGATCAGTGGGGTAGATCAGACACGTCTCAAGACCAACCCAAACACTCCAAACTGACCCTGCTAAACACTCTTCAAACATTTCGGCTGGCTTTTCGACCCCTGGATAAATGAGAAGGAGAACGTCTatttctttccatctctttctccatctctctccatccctctctctgtcgctctctctctcaatccccCCTCTCTCTGATTTTGGGATCTCTGTATCGATCGCTGAACTCCAGAGAGTCACTTTAATGTCTCATCAATCTTAATCTGGAGTCTTCAGCCAATTATAGCTGATACTGTAGCGAGATTACAGGCGGATTTGGGTTTCAGCTCCCTGAGGACTGCttcacacgcacgcgcacacacacacacacacacacacacacacacacacacacgtgcgcatgCATGCACTCAGACTCCTTATAGACCTTTCCGACCAACATACtgcacacactctcatacactctctctctctctctctctctcttacacacacacacacacacacacacacacatacacacacacacacacacacacacacacactgtaacacgtCTTACAGTGGCTTCCAGAGCAGTGAACGAAAATACCCGATATACGGGTAAAGCACgcttttcaacacacacacacacacacacacacacagagagagagagagagagagagagagagagagagagagagagagatgcggATTACCGCTAATCCCTCCAGGGAGCTGTTCATAATGAATtattctataattattatttatttatttttatttaaaaataaaataataaaaaaagcaatacaaaaTAGAATGTCTATACATTGTGCACATATTTGTTGTAGTGCTAATATTACTGTCGTCAAAAGGATAAcgataacaatattaataatactaataatactactactactactactaataataataataataataataacaaatcgCTCTGTATTGTCTTGTTAAAAGGAAGCAGGTGCACCGACGTCATGACGTCAGCTGCTTGACAGAcgacgcgcgcgcgcacacacacacacacacacacacacacacacaggctatcAACAATATAACAGACCAAGGAATAGCAATTAAacctgctaataataataataataaaagtaaaattaataataataataataataataataataataataataataataataatacatttatataaatgcatttgCATGTTTTCCTTATACGTCAgtattcaaaaacaaacaaattaattaaatagaaatagttCCTTCATGTGAAATAAAAGTTTGCACACCacacgtgtgtatgtatgtgtgtatatatatacacatacatacatacatacatacacaattgCATGGAGATTAAGTTTAGAGGATCACCATGGCAACATTTTTGTGAGACATTCTTGTATATATGGCTTTCTAACTTGCTCTCAAGTGAATATCCAAAATAATAACCAAACAgaaattctttaaatatttaagtatttCGCAGAAATTGAGAGGGGAAAGCAGGGGGTAGAGAGTGGCACAGGGGCCCTGGTGAGTGCAATAGAGTGACCGCCTTccaaatttgtgtgtgtgtgtgtgtgtgtgggaagtgAATTATTGTAACAGTCTTCTCCCATTAAACCTCCAGACTCAAGAGTGGGACAGGAAACACCCACTCTGCTGTATGATTGGCAGATACACGCACCTCCTCCGAGAAGTAGTCAGAGCTTTGTCTCGTTCAGTGCAGAGCTCCATATGAACAGCAGCAGCACGGTGGTTCCATCTCAGCATATCGTTCGCATCTGGTTAAGTCTCAGTAGATCAGAACAGCTCCTCTTGTGGTGGGGAGGCACAGAgcaacaggagtgtgtgtgtaaaatcttttttttttcaaatacagtATCTACTTGTATTCAAGTGTGAAGTTAGACTAGAAAATCTGTAAAAGATCTTGAGAAGCCTGCTGTAGCTCTCTGACCTCAGCCCATACTGATATGATTgtttcactcttctgagatgatgttccactagactttggagtgtcctcatggagatttgtgcgagattcattcagctgttagtaaaatcaggtactgatgtgggtgaggtgaggaggcctggagtgcagtcattGATCACATTCATGAACTTGTAAAGGTTAATGACTTATAAATAGatgtataacacattataacatGGTATTATATGCATTATTAGAATTCTTAATGAAGAAATGTGTAGTGCGATATGGTCAAGCATGGACACAGAGACCTTTATTATTTCAGTGCCTACTAAAATCCAGTACCTGCTTAACTACGTATAGTTAACAATACATGCATAacacattataatgcattatgcaTGTGGTTGTAATTATTTATGGAGTCGTAGACAGTACATAGTGCATTTCTCTATCTCTAACAATACAGGACATTCGCCTTGGTTATTTTGAGAAACAATAAACATGGATAATGGATTATGGATTATGGATATTAATGTAGGAAGATATGCATGACATATCGTAACCCATTCATAAGGCATTCATACATGCacagagttactttatttataaatacaaatggagTCGTTAAAGTTGCAAAACTCTTAATTCGCGTCTATTGTCATTCCTTTTGCTTGACAAATGTACATAACGAATCGCAAATACTGACCTTGGGAATTAATATTTCCAACTACGTTTAGACAaggcactttttattttaattgtgtacTATTTCGTCACCATCCTGACATATTTATAAAcgaacaaaacaaataaaacggACAAGTTTCATCGTTTAACGACTGCTAAACAAATCAGTCTTGTGTTTCAGATCATACTTGAGACTGTTATTCAATAACTAACACTTAAGTTTTCCTGTTATTGTTATTGGGTACATTTTAGAGTGTTTCATATCGGCATATCAAGTGCTTGATTTTATGTACTAGTGTTCTGGATTTGATTTATATTCAATCTCCGACTCGATAGTCGGCTCATGGTGACAATCGTGACGACGACGGAAAGGTTTCCAGAAAAACAGAGCTTATCAGTGGGTTTTAAGCTGCTGTGTATGAACATGATAAACGTTTTACAGTAGTGGAGACCTGGCAGATGAATCCACATACATATGGAAAATCATGTGGCAAATATTGCTCCACCCCAAtgtggattattttcctataacaccACAACCCTTTGCATTAGACTAGAAAATCAGTGAAAAGagaaattctttattttgttttaaatcacaTGTGTCTTTggtcatttcaagactcgactactgctactctctgctggcaggtcttccctgctattcgtccactgcaattgatccaaaacgcagctgcatgatttgtgttcaatcagcccaagttctcccacaccaccccactgctgatcctccactggcttccagtagctacacgtatcagattcagaacactgatgcttgcctacaaggccaaaaatggaccagcgccatcttacctcagtgacctcatcacatctcgcactgcaccacgctgtctgagatcctccagcacttctcgactggtaccaccttctctcagaatgagaggtaagtacaattcaaggctcttctctgttctggcaccgaggtggtggaatgaacttcccctagatgtccgtacagcggagtccctgactatcttcaagcgacgactgaagacctacctcatCCTGAAACCCTTAAATTAGCACtgtccaagtttgtagaattcaagagttatatttatattaagtttgtaatcttgcgtaccagtgtagatttattcattactagagactcaaagcacttttttacgtcgctctggataagggcatctgctaaatgccgcaaatgtaaatgtatatgaacaaaagcattgtgacacctgacttttccagtcatatgtgttttttttttcaccaaactgttacaaaaAGTTTGGGGGCACAATTTAggttgtctttggatgctgtagcatgaaatgttcccttcacttgaattaggaaacacaaacctgttccaaccaCATGGTTTGGAGctgaagatcttgaatggcctgctatatagagatctgacctcaacccctaTCGACCTGACTATACCattggtttgtgctttttaaaatccttttaaatgtttagtcataattttgatgttataatagtcttcactcttctgggaagatgttccactagattttggagtgtgcttttagAGATTTTGCTccttcagacacaagggtgttagtaaagtcaggtactgatgtaggtgaggtgaggaggcctggggtgcagtcagcgttcacattcatcctaaaagtgttcaatagggtcacAATGCGCAAGAGCATTGACAtatggaacaggtttaggtctcctagttcaaatgaacggcatccaaagacatcctatgcaattgtgatcctccaactttgaggtaacagtttgggaagacCCACAAATGGGTGGAAAATCAGGTCTTATTTtcacttttgtccaaatagtgtagaCACTATCAATCATACAGCAAAAGCTCATGTTGTTTGAGAACATGATCCTTATGAAATGACTTGTATGGCAGATGcatcagatgaaaaaaaaacaacaacaacaaaaaacacaggagacctggggtgcattcagcgttccaattcatcccaatggtgttcagtagggttgagatcaaagctctatagcaggctcaAGGTTTTCTACTCCATCCCATGTTAACCATATCTTAATAGAGTTCAATGGTGAAGACATTGTTCGGAGAGTTGCTAGTTTAAATCTTAGTATAGCCAAGCTGCCACAGCCGGGCCCCTAAGCAAGAGttcaaccctcaactgctcagttgtataaatgagataattgtaagccGCTCTGGATAAtaatgtctgccaaatgcaataaatgtaaatgctggaacaggtttaggtctttgagtttaagtaaaggggaaatgtaattttacagcatagaaaaaaatcctatacaattgtgttcctctaACTTTGTGCATTATTTATGAACGAATGTTAACCATAATGACTTTATCATCTTTATGAAATCAAACTCATAAAAAGACACGTTGGCTTCACCTTCGTTTCGGCTTTCATTCAATGCGATCTTTCAGCAAGgactggattttctttttagcaCTACTTCTGAAAAAGAAACGCTTCAAGGGAAAAGGGCACGGAGTTTCTCGCCACATGAAAAATTCATGAGCCGTAAATAGAAACTCAGTCTACTCCCCGATTTATAATCCCTGTGATTGCACTACAGCaaacatttaaagaatttatGGACTGTGAAGGTACTGAAGTGAAACAACTTCATAATACGTACATTATATACACTCGCCATGCAAGTgcatacacatactcacacatttACAGGTTCCTCAGGAAgcacttcttttcttttcttttacttttctttaattaaaggTGCACgtgaatttaatttattaatcagaGTTTGTGAATGAACTTTGGATAACTtacctgtcaaaaaaaaaaaaaagattgaacgTATGAGGGCTGAACTTTGTAAGCTGGCACACGAGGCTCAACAGAGCTGCTATTAAATCGAGAGAGAATTTGGACGACTCGACTTCTGGCAGCTGAGACGCACTGACGTACATAAACAAGCTGAAGTGCAGAGCGTGAAGAGCTTATTGTGCccttttatatattcataaacaCGTGTGAAATTCTGAACATGCCGCGTGCTACCACTAGGACTCCAAAAATATATGCATATctactgtacactatatataataaaggTACGCTGTAGTTAGTGTAAACAGATGTATGCTAATGTAGCATTTCCAGTCCGTAAATGCTAACCAGCTGTAACCGCTTTTGAGGTAAACCAGAAAATGATACGCATCTGATCAGGTTATTGAATCAAGGATTTTCATGTCCATTCATTTGTAAGCTTTTTCTTCTCATAATATGAAGGTACGAGAGTTTATTAGAAAACAAACGATCGAGAAAAAAGAAGCAATTTTAGACGATGTTAGCTCCAATTTTTCTTCCCTTCATGGTTATTCATTATATAGTATTTCACATAAACAGTCTAATTTAGAAATTTGCATGATTAATGGCTCCCACTGGAGTtcttcttatatttaaaaacagctCGACTTGCCTCTGGAGATAAAGACCCGTGCGAGGAAATGTGCtgaaagaggaggaaaaaaaaaatcccaaaacagAAAATGAAGCGAGCGAGGAATGATGGATAAACAAACATTCAACAGCCCCGAGAGAACATCAGAGGAACACAGTCCAGagcaacacacactgctcaAGACTGTCAAACATATCATAACAACAAGCTCTAACTGCAACGTAAATCACTCCGGCTCGGCCGATCTGGATCTAACCACGGCGTATTTGGTTGCTGGTCACATTAAAAGGAAATCCACTAGTCATCTGCGATTCACGGCTGTGAACCAGAGCTGAGATCACAACCTTATCGGAATATACAGGTATTTATTAtggtattatttatatatatactgtatgtgagtATGGCTAAACCCTAATGAATCCCTAAGAATGCTGAATTAatagctgtatttttttatgtacgaTCATCACATcttcattttaacagcattaaTAAAACCTCTTATTCTAATAAATATCAATTTTTACGAAACCACTTTTGTGTTCAATTGTATTTCTTACTAGCAAGAAAATAATTATGTGAATCAGgtgtgcaataaataaataaacagataaatacacacactacatgcacagtacaaaaaattacataaactaataaactaatatatatatatatatatatatatatatatatatatatatatatatatatatatatatatatatatatatatatttgccaaTATAATAATCCCACCAACAGAAATTATCTATACTTTGTTTTGTGTGAAGGAAAGATGGGTGAAGGGCAGGAAAGAAGGGAATAATGAAACCTATAAAATgataaagtatataaattatatatatatatatatatatatatatatatatatatatatatatatatatatatatagaaactATAGTATATGGAAACTATATAGAATGTTCTTTgtatgaaggaaggaaggaaggaaggaggaaggaagaaaggaaggaaggaattaaagaaggaaggaaggaaggaaggaaggaaaagagacTGAAGGAAGAAAGTAAGGAAGGAATTAAAGAAGTAAGGAAGAAAGGAACAATGCCAGTAATAGAAACGATATAGAATGTTCTTTGTATtaatgaaagaagaaagaaaggaaaaatcccacctacaaaataatataaaatgttttttttttgtgtgaaaagaaGGGAAGAAGGATGATAGAaattaaggaaggaaggaaggaaggaaggaaggaaggaaggaaggaaggaaggaggaaggaagaaaggaagaaaggacggaaggaaggaaggaaggaaggaagaaaggaaggaaggaaggaaggaaggaaggaaggaaggaaggaagaaaggaaggaaggaatgaaggaaggaaggaaggaaggaatgaaggaaggaaggaattaaTGGGGAATATTAAATACTGGTTCTTCAGAAGAGTTCTACCACAAGAATCCTGGAGTGCAGGAAAGTCAGTCACTGTGTCTCTTCTCCTTGatattgtgtttaatataattaaatagaaCATGTATCTGgactgtgtttattattttgctatAGAATGAAAAAGCCTGACCTGTTCGATAAGGCATCTGTTTCCACATCCACACTATGATGGTTAATAAGACTTAAGCACAGCAATGAGCTCAGTGTGAATGTCTCACCTGCCAGGTTGTCCATGTCCTTGTCCTGCAGCAGGCTGACAGTGTCATCTTCGCCCTCCAACATCAGCTCGGCCTCTGGGCTCTGGCTTACAACTACATGGCCACGGAAACTCTTCCTCCCCTTCAGCATGTCATCTTCCTCATGACCTGGAAAGAcaaagcttattataagaggTTCTATAAAACACTAACTGACAATGCCATGTGAGTAATCAGCTAATCATAAAGCTGATAGATAAGGTGATCATAACTAGTTATTAAGGATGAAAAGAAAAGGCATCATATTTAGATTCTGTAAACTTTAAGTACGCTCTATGATCACATTAATTACTGTCTATGTGGAGTTCATCGTGTGTTTTTTCCTGGCCATGTGGGTCTTCACTAGATTCGCCAGTTTCCTCCACCTTTTCTTAATTAAGAAGGTAAGCAGACTGGCTAATCCAAATTGCTGCTAGGtgtgatttttttcaattaaaatgttatatctatagcacttttaacaatggacattgtctcaaagcagctttaaagaatgtCAGATTTATAGAACAAAGTACacgtatatttatatgtatgcgTATTCATCCCTGATGAGCATCCTGGGggcgactgtggaaaggaaaaactcccttagatggtatgaggaagaaaccttgagaggaaccttgAGGACTCAAGAGGGAAACCCACACTCATCTGGGTAAAACtaagagtgtgattattaatcattaaaacAACACATACACCAGAGAATGAGAAATATCACGAgcgtgtgtgattatgagtaatgtcctttctacagtcgtCTACAGTCCGTTGGAGTTCCTGAGaaactcataaattagctcaaGAGCCGAGATCATTACAGGTTTAACACCAACTTCTCCagcttttaaatgttcaatgatggagaaacagaatgttattttttgagtaatgattaaaaatgttgtttatcCATAAAGTCCAATGTCTGGAATCTTCATAAAGTGGGATCCAACTGGAGCtggaacgtctctagatggCTCAGGAACCTCGCAGGGTCGGGATCTTCAATGTGTCCACATGGTGCAAATACACAGTGTTTCTGGGATTGACTCTGGATCCATTATAATCCTAATCaggataaaaacatttactctagaaaatatatatgtacattacagcaaagtgaaattcttt
The DNA window shown above is from Silurus meridionalis isolate SWU-2019-XX chromosome 12, ASM1480568v1, whole genome shotgun sequence and carries:
- the mab21l1 gene encoding putative nucleotidyltransferase MAB21L1; protein product: MIAAQAKLVYHLNKYYNEKCQARKAAIAKTIREVCKVVSDVLKEVEVQEPRFISSLNELDNRFEGLEVVSPTEFEVVLYLNQMGVFNFVDDGSLPGCAVLKLSDGRKRSMSLWVEFITASGYLSARKIRSRFQTLVAQAVDKCSYRDSVKMVADTSEVKLRIRDRYVVQITPAFKCTGIWPRSAAHWPLPHIPWPGPNRVAEVKAEGFNLLSKECYSLNGKQSSAESDAWVLQFAEAENRLLLGGCRKKCLSLLKTLRDRHLELPGQPLNNYHMKTLVSYECEKHPRESDWDENCLGDRLNGILLQLISCLQCRRCPHYFLPNLDLFQGKPHSALENAAKQTWRLAREILTNPKSLEKL